A part of Rhinoderma darwinii isolate aRhiDar2 chromosome 1, aRhiDar2.hap1, whole genome shotgun sequence genomic DNA contains:
- the LOC142652032 gene encoding programmed cell death 1 ligand 2-like — MAVHSNFLISVLLWNYFTIISALFTVRARKSHYIVEYGSNVSMECQFTMDMGTHVENLKVLWQHSRDKMNSVEVAKYINGKDIEILQGKNLSGRMKILSYELHKGYAILHISNVKMTDAGQYLCIISSDGSDYKVMDLDVQAPYKEITAQVKDVVNSSGKTVREVSCQSFGYPEAKVTWMVDKENLTVVHNISHILTADGLFTVTSVVRVPATSNRTFTCTFWNEITGNATSLTFTVSENVKKEKSQEWKFTFASLAILIAMVFLLTVVYTQCRRFHHKKTNSHNNICANEAPTINANMSSKSEYSSNHSGNKSKNTIIDVETPSTRLTHFLRSVK, encoded by the exons ATGGCTGTACATAGCAATTTTCTGATTTCTGTGCTTTTGTGGAATTATTTCACCATCATAAGCG CGTTATTTACAGTGCGGGCCAGGAAATCtcattacattgtggagtatggGAGTAATGTCTCAATGGAATGTCAATTCACAATGGACATGGGAACACATGTTGAAAATTTGAAGGTTTTATGGCAACATAGCAGAGATAAAATGAACAGTGTTGAAGTAGCAAAGTATATAAATGGCAAAGATATTGAAATATTGCAAGGCAAGAACTTAAGTGGCCGCATGAAGATTCTGTCATATGAACTGCACAAGGGCTATGCCATTCTTCACATCAGTAACGTAAAGATGACTGATGCAGGTCAATATTTATGCATAATATCTTCTGATGGATCAGACTATAAAGTAATGGATCTGGACGTGCAAG CTCCATACAAGGAAATAACAGCACAAGTTAAAGATGTGGTTAATTCCTCTGGAAAGACAGTCAGGGAAGTTTCCTGTCAATCATTTGGATATCCGGAGGCCAAGGTCACCTGGATGGTAGACAAAGAGAATCTCACGGTGGTCCATAACATTAGCCACATACTTACTGCTGACGGACTGTTCACTGTCACCAGTGTAGTCAGAGTCCCAGCCACATCTAATAGAACATTCACTTGCACCTTCTGGAATGAAATCACTGGTAATGCAACATCTCTCACTTTTACTGTATCAG AAAATGTGAAAAAGGAAAAATCTCAAGAATGGAAATTTACATTTGCCAGTTTGGCAATATTAATTGCAATGGTTTTTCTCTTGACAGTAGTGTACA CACAATGCAGAAGATTTCATCACAAAAAGACAAACTCACACAACAACATATGTGCAAATGAAGCTCCTACTATTAATGCTAATATGTCATCAAAAAGCGAATATTCTAGCAATCATTCTGGAAACAAATCTAAGAACACAATTATTG